A window of Maioricimonas rarisocia genomic DNA:
CCCCAGTGGGCAACGGTTCCAAACGTGTTGTTGGACATCGGCGGAGAGTGCCAGCTGCAGCAGGTCCAGAAGTTGATGCCGGCGTCTCCGTAGTCACCGCCACGACGCCAGGTGATGTCCACACCAGCACCGGTCCAGTTGGAGTAACCCCAGGGAGCGGTGTAGCCGTCCTTCACGTCCAGCGTCGTCTCGACCAGCATGACCGTGTTGGAGGTGCCATCCTTCACGTCCCGCATGCGGCTGCTCGACTCGGTGCCGAACATGTACCGGTCGGACCGGCCGCGAGTCCCCCAGTTGCTGCAGGTGCTGGTTTCGAGATGTGCCTGGAAATCGTAGCTGGTCTTGGCTCCCTGCAGCGTCGAGCCGCCGCCAATCGCATAGGCGGAGCTGGTCGTCGTGATGCGGGGGTTGCCGTCGTCGCTGGGGCAGATGAACGCATCCAGCACAGTCGAGACAACGATGTCGTTGCCGCTGACGACAGTCGAACCCTGCAGACCGGTGCTGGCCCGGTCGTACGCACCGGCTGCCTGCGTGGGGTCGTACAGGTTGTACAGCGGCGACTGATCGATGAACGGCAGCACCTGCGTCCAGCCGCGGGAGTTCTTGACGGTTCCGGACGGCGGCATTGCACTTCCGCTCTCACAGGACCCCTTGGCACTCGTCGAGTACGGGAAGACCTGGTGAGTGTCGTGGTAGTTGTGCAGCGCCAGGGCCAGCTGCTTCATCTTGTTCTTGCAGGTACTGCGGCGGGCTGCTTCGCGGGCCTGCTGGACAGCAGGGAGGAGGAGGGCGATGAGGATGGCGATGATCGCAATCACCACCAGCAGTTCGATGAGGGTAAATCCGCGTCGGTGTCGTCGAAGCATGTGTGGGTCGTTACCTCGGGGCCAGAAGAAACGTGGAAATTAGCGCGCTGCCCGGTCCGTCTCCGACGGCGAATCGATCAAATCCCGAGCAGGCCCGCGAGGTCTGACTTCAGCGGCAGACAACGATGTCGAGCGAGCGATCCGTTAAGGAACAGGACCGAGCCATGCTTCGCATGCGAAGCATCGGCTGTGCCGAACCGCGCGCCTCCTCAAAACAACGCCCCAACCACTTACCTTTCAACACGTTGCACTTCACACCCGACACCCAGCTTCACGCTGAGGGAAAACACCGCTGCATCGCCCGCATGCAGACCTGCACAGTTCCAGTGCGACCATGCCGGCCCTTGCGTCCATTAAAAAAGCCTGCACCCACCCGAAGGTCGATGCAGGCTGAAAGGCGTCAGCCGTGTCGTCTTCTGCTACTGGCCGGTCTGCTGATCTGCCGGCAGAGCCGCATCGGCCCCGCCCGCTTCGAGGTCGGATTCGGGACGCGTGCTGGCGTCATCGGGTGCATCGTTGCCGGCGGGAGCCGGGGGTGGCGTTTCCGGTTCTTCGCCGCCACAGCCAACGAGGGCCATGCCGAGGACACAGGCAGAAATCATCGAAGTCAGTCGTCGCATTCGTCTACTCAGCTCTCGTAGTCGGCTTGTTCAGGTTCAGGAAGGTGTGTGCCCAGGCTCACGTCGGGATCAGAACTCGCCGATCGGCTGACCGTCGGCCATGCGGCCCAGACGCAAACGGGTGTTGTAGTCGGTGTTCTCGCTGATGAAACGGACCGACGCATCGGCCAGAGCGACGTGCACACCACCCACGTGCTGACTTCCAGGGCGTCCCCAGTGAGCGAGCGAACCGAACGTACTGTCCGCCATGGGCGGCGACCGCCAGCCGCAGCAGGTCCAGAAGTTGATACCGGAATCGCCCCAGTCCCCGCCGCGACGCCAGGTAATGTCGACGCCGGCGCCGGTCCAGTTGGAGTAGCCCCAGGGGGCGGTGTAGCCGTCCTTCACATCCAGCGTCGTCTCGGTCAGCATGACGGTGTTGGAGGTGCCGTCCTTGAC
This region includes:
- a CDS encoding DUF1559 domain-containing protein, with protein sequence MLRRHRRGFTLIELLVVIAIIAILIALLLPAVQQAREAARRSTCKNKMKQLALALHNYHDTHQVFPYSTSAKGSCESGSAMPPSGTVKNSRGWTQVLPFIDQSPLYNLYDPTQAAGAYDRASTGLQGSTVVSGNDIVVSTVLDAFICPSDDGNPRITTTSSAYAIGGGSTLQGAKTSYDFQAHLETSTCSNWGTRGRSDRYMFGTESSSRMRDVKDGTSNTVMLVETTLDVKDGYTAPWGYSNWTGAGVDITWRRGGDYGDAGINFWTCCSWHSPPMSNNTFGTVAHWGRPGSLHVGGVHVALADGSVRFISENTDYTTRQRLGRMADGQPLGEF